Within Caproicibacterium argilliputei, the genomic segment CATCCAGATGGCAAATCTGCCATTCTCCGTCCATCTCGTTGCCGATGCACCAGAGCTTGATGTTCAGCGGGTCCTTATGGCCGTTCTTTGCACGCAGGTCGCTCCAGTACGTGCCGCCGGGATAGTTGCAGTACTCCACCAGCTGCCCTGCGTCTTTGGGTGTGCCGGTGCCCATATTGACCGCGCCCATAATCTGCGTGCCCGCCTTTTGGCTCCAGTCGTAAAATTCATCAATGCCGAACTGGTTGCTCTCAATCGTGTGCCACGCCAAGTCCAACCGGCGCGGACGGCCTGCTTTGGGGCCGATGCCGTCTTTCCAGTCGTAACCGGAAAGAAAGTTACCGCCGGGGTAACGGATATGGGAAATGCCCAGCTGCTGAATGAGTTTCAGCACATCTGTCCGATAGCCGTTTGCATCCGCCAATGGATGCTCCGGCTCATAAATGCCTGTGTAAATGGCGCGGCCCAGATGTTCCAAAAACGAGCTGAACAGCCGGTCATCCACCTGTGCAACGCGAAAATCCTTTTCAACGTGCAGTTTTGCCTGTTTCATGGTTCGCTCCTTTATCATGTAACCAAATTTGGAAAATCAGCCTTTCACCGCGCCGATCATGACACCCTTTTCAAAGTATTTCTGAATAAACGGATAGACGCACAGCACCGGCAGTGTGGAAACAATAATCACGCCGAACTTAATCTGATCCGCAAACTGCTGTGCATAGCCGCTGGCGCCGCCGCCGCTCGAACCTGCCATTGCCTGATTGCTGAGCAGAATGTTGCGCAGAATAATCTGCAGCGGCTGCAGGCTGTCTTTGTTGATGTACAGCAGCGGATTGAAGAAATCATTCCAATGCCCCACCAGATAGTACAGCATAATGACGGCAATGACCGCCTTGGAAAGCGGCAGTACAATGGTGGAAAAATACCGGAAGTGCGAGCAGCCGTCCAGCGTGGCCGCTTCGTACAAATCCTCCGGAATGGAGTTTTCAAAGAACGTCCGCGTAATAATCAGATTGAACACGTTTAGCGCACCCATGACAATCAGAATCCAAGGTGTATTGAGCAAGCCCAGGTTTTTGACCAGCATATAGGTCGGCACCATGCCGCCGTTAAAGTACATGGTAAAAACGAAAAGCGCCATAATGATACGCCGCGGACGGAACGCCTTGCGGGAAAGCACGTATGCCGCCGGCAGCGTGACCGCCATATTCAGCGCCGTACCCACCACCGAATAAAAAATGGTGTTTTTGTAGCCGGTCCAAATCTGCGCATTGTCGAAAATATGCTGATAGCCATACAGACTGACACCCTTCGGCAGCAGAATGACCTGCCCCTGGTTCACCAGCGTCGAGTCGCTGAAAGAGGCAATGACGATGAAATACATGGGGTAAACCACCATGATAAAGGACAAAACCGCCACCGCCACCACCACAATCTGAAACGCTGCGTCCGGCCCGTTGTGCGCGGAAAGCGTATGCTTAGCAGTCATTTGATTCTTTTTCATTTTGCATCCCCCTTTCCTATACCAGGCTGATGTCTGCAACACGCCGTGAAATCTGGTTAGCAACTACCAGAAAGATGAAGTTGACCAACGTGTTGAACAAACCGACCGCTGTGCCGAAGCTGAACTGGCTGGACTTGATGCCGACGTTGAAAACATACGTGGCAATGACTTCCGACACGGATTTATTGAGTGCATTCTGCATCAGGAATGTTTTTTCAAATCCAACACTCAAGATATTGCCCATGTTGAGAATCAGCAGAATAATGATCGTGGGCAGAATCGCCGGCAGTTCCACGTGCCAGACCTGCTGCCAGCGGTTGGCGCCATCCACTTTTGCCGCATCATAAAGCTGGCTGTCCACGGCAGCGAGCGCCGCAATGAAGATGATGCTGTTCCACCCAGCTCCCTGCCAGATGCCCGAAATCACATAAATGGGAATGAAGGAAGAGGCGTCTCCCATCAGGTTGGCAGCCTGCGGCACCAGATGCATGGCTTTCAGCAGATTGCTGAGCATACCGGTGGTCGGCGACAGCATGATCTGCAGAATGGCCACCATAACAACCGTAGAAATAAAGTACGGCATATAAACCGCCGTCTGCACCGCGCGCTT encodes:
- a CDS encoding carbohydrate ABC transporter permease, which translates into the protein MKKNQMTAKHTLSAHNGPDAAFQIVVVAVAVLSFIMVVYPMYFIVIASFSDSTLVNQGQVILLPKGVSLYGYQHIFDNAQIWTGYKNTIFYSVVGTALNMAVTLPAAYVLSRKAFRPRRIIMALFVFTMYFNGGMVPTYMLVKNLGLLNTPWILIVMGALNVFNLIITRTFFENSIPEDLYEAATLDGCSHFRYFSTIVLPLSKAVIAVIMLYYLVGHWNDFFNPLLYINKDSLQPLQIILRNILLSNQAMAGSSGGGASGYAQQFADQIKFGVIIVSTLPVLCVYPFIQKYFEKGVMIGAVKG
- a CDS encoding ABC transporter permease, which gives rise to MRQASAGGSFAATTRKRSVGYYLKRDWQLWVMILPAIVYILIFCYGPMYGLQLAFRDYDFSKGFTGGQWSGMKYFMQYFTSPMFWPTLRNTFLIAFFSLVCGFPVPILLALVINSIHSKNGKRAVQTAVYMPYFISTVVMVAILQIMLSPTTGMLSNLLKAMHLVPQAANLMGDASSFIPIYVISGIWQGAGWNSIIFIAALAAVDSQLYDAAKVDGANRWQQVWHVELPAILPTIIILLILNMGNILSVGFEKTFLMQNALNKSVSEVIATYVFNVGIKSSQFSFGTAVGLFNTLVNFIFLVVANQISRRVADISLV